A region of the Amycolatopsis sp. cg13 genome:
GATGTCCCGATCCCTCCGCCGGATCCCGCCTACCTGGACGCCCACGCCTGAGCAACTTCGTTCCGTGAGGGGAACCCTGAGGGACTCTGATTCCCTCAGGGTTCCCCTCACGGACTTCTCGCTGCCGCTCCGATGCGAAAATCCTCGGCGGAAGGAGGTGACGACCCCAGGTCCCGACATGCCGACCGGTCCGCCCGATCGCTGGAGCAGATCGAAAACTCCGACTGGGGAGACCCGCCCGCCGACGCGACCCGGCTGATCGAAACCGTGCATCGCTTGCGGCGCAAGCCCATCGGCCTGCTCACCGCCGAGGACCTGCGCCTCCTGCTCGGCCAGAACGTCGGCGCGCCGATCTTCGTGCCGCGGGCGCTGGCGATGCTGGAGGAGGACCCCCTCCGCGAAGGCGACCTCTACCCCGGCGATCTCTTGGCGGCGACGATGCGCATCCCGTCGACCCACTGGCACGCCCGCCCGGACCACCTCGAGCGGCTCAAACGTGTCATCGCCGCGGTCGACACGACGGCCGAGGACTTCGACAGCCTCCTCCGCGGGCGCATCGCCGAATTCCGCGAGCAGCTCCGCTCCTGACCTACTGGGCCTACTCCGCCGCGGCCGCACCGACGACATAGTCCACTCCGGCACCTTCCGCGAGCGCCCCCGACCGACGGTCGCCCAGCCGCCGTGCTCCCGGCCCAAAGCGCCCGCACCGCAGGTTTCGCTCGCCGACTCATCACCCCCGCGCCTGCCCACCGCACCGCTCCGCAGCAACTCCACACCGGACCACCGCACCGCTCCGCAGGAAGCCCGCACCAACCCCACTCCGGAACACTCGGCAACCCCCACCAACCTCGTCCCGACTGCGCTCCGTGCCCCCGCGAGCGCCGTCCGATGTTGCGTCTTCCTGACGGTCGTAAAACGTATTACAGTAGCTGGACGCGTGAATGGCCGTCGTCCGAAATGGGGGCACGTGGTGCAGCTCCAGCCGAGTGCGCATGTCGACACGTTCTGCCGGGACCACCTCCCGCCGTTCGAGCAGTGGCCGCGGTTGTGGTTCGACCTGCCCGAACTGCAGTACCCCGATCGGCTCAACGCGGCCACTCGCCTGCTCGACGACACGATCGCGCGCTGGGGAGCCGACCGTCCCGCGCTGCTGTCCCCTGCCGAATCCTGGTCCTACGGCGAGGTTCTGACCCGCGCCAACCAGATCGCCCATGAACTCACCGCACAAGGCGTCGTGCCGGGGAACCGCGTGCTGCTGCGCGGACCGAACACCCCGTGGCTCGCCGCGTGCTGGCTCGGCGTCCTGAAAGCGGGCGCGGTCGCCGTCGCCACTATGCCGATGTTGCGCGCGCACGAGCTGTCGAAAATCATCGAAGCCAGCACGCCCGTCATCGCCCTCTGCGACCACCGGTACCCCGAAGAACTGCAGTCCTTCGAGCTCCCCCTGATCCCCTACGGCGGCGACGCTCCCGACGATCTTGCCGCCCGCTGCGCGACCCGCCCCGAGAGCTTCGAGGACATCGACACCGCCGCGGACGACGTCGCCCTCCTCGCCTTCACCTCGGGCACCACCGGTCGTCCCAAGGCGACCATGCATTTCCACCGCGACCTGCTCGCCATCGCCGACACGTTCTCCCGGCACCTGGTCAAACCCCGGGAAACCGACCTGTTCTGCGGCACTCCCCCTCTCGCGTTCACTTTCGGACTCGGCGGGCTGCTGGTCTTCCCGCTGCACGCCGGCGCCGCGACGCTGCTCATCGAACGCGCCACACCAGCCGAGTTGGCCGACCTCGTCGCCGAGCACAACGTGACCGTCCTGTTCACCGCGCCCACCGCGTACCGGGCGATCCTGGCGTCCGACCGCCGCCCGCTGCTGTCCGGCTTGCGCCGCGCGGTGTCGGCGGGCGAGGCGCTGCCCGAATCCGTCGCGACCGACTTCCACGAGGCGACCGGCCACTGGCTCATCGACGGCATCGGCAGCACCGAAATGCTGCACGTCTTCATCTCCGCCGCCGACGAGGACGCCCGCCCGGGAGCCACCGGCCGCGCCGTTCCCGGCTACCGCGCGCAAGTCGTCGACGACGAAGGCCGCCCCGTCCCCGACGGCACCCCCGGCCGCCTGGCCGTCCAAGGCCCGACCGGATGCCGCTACCTCGCCGACGACCGGCAGACCGTCTTCGTCGAGGACGGCTGGAACCTGACCGGCGACACCTACGTCCGCGACTCCGACGGCTACTTCCACTACCGCGCCCGCAGCGACGACATGATCGTCTCGTCCGGCTACAACATCGCCGGTCCCGAGGTGGAAGAGGTGCTGCTGCGCCATCCCGACGTGCTGGAGTGCGCGGTGGTCGCCGCCCCGGACGACGCGCGCGGCTCGATCGTCGCGGCCTATGTGGTCCTCAACGAAGGTGTCCTCGGCGACGACGCGAAGGTGAAGGAACTGCAGGACTTCGCGAAATCCCTTGCCGCGCCGTACAAATACCCGCGACGGGTGGAGTTCATCCCGGACCTGCCGCGCAACCCGAGCGGAAAGGTGCAGCGGTACCTGCTGCGGCGGCGCGCCGCCGAACCGGTGAGCTGAGTTCCGGGCCGCCGCCGCACCGGGCCGCGCGCCGAAACCGGTCCTCAGTCCAGCTGCCATCCCAACGTGACCACCGTGCCGTCCGCGCCGGTCCGCACGTCGGCCCGATCCGCCGTCGCCTGCACCAGCAGCAACCCGCGTCCGCGCACCGAAACCGGGTCGTCCTCGGCCTCGTCCGGCGGACGCCACTCCCCGTGGTCCGCGATCACGACCTCGACGCTGTCCGGCCGGCACACCGCGTCGAGGTCCACCAGCCCGGGCTCGCCCGGATACGCGTGATCCGCGACGTTCGCCAGCGCCTCGTACCCGGCCAGCACGATGTCGTGCGCGCGATCGTCCGGAATGCCCGACTCCAGCGCCCACGCCAGCAACCGGTGCCGCAACGCGCGCAACGCCCCCGGTTCCGCGACGATCCCGTGACAGCTCAGTGCGCGGGTGTCCTCCTGCACGTCCATCGTCAACCGCCCGCTCCGGCCACCCCGGCCAGCGCCTGGTCGACCGAGGGGAACAGCGAGATCCACTCGTCGAGTCCGGTGGTCGTGAACGGCCGCGAGGTGATCGAGGACGTGCTCACCACCCGCAACGCCCCCGCGTCGAGCTGGCGGTGCGCGCCGGCCAGCACCTGCAGCCCGGACGAGCTGAGGAAGTCGACCGCGCGCAGGTCCACGACCAGCACGCCGGGCTCGCGCTCGAGCACCCCGCCGACGAACTCGCCGAGTTCCGGCGCGGTGACCAGATCGATCTCGCCGCCCACGGTCACGACCGCGGCCGGTCCCCGCCACCGGACGGACACCTCGAGGTCGCCCGCGTCCTGCCCGTCTCCCGAAGCCACGATTGCCGATCGTGCCCGATCGGACGGCGAATCGCCAGTGGACCACCGGACGGCCCCTGCCCGAGACCCCCGCCCGGCCGTGCATCCGCTCGGCCATCAGCGGGTCCGGCGCACGCCACTTGCGGTGAACCGCACGTCAACCGAGCGGGAGCGCCGGCTGCCCGCGTCCGGCAACCCCGGACCACACCTGCGGAGACCGGCCGCGAGTCACCTGGCGCGCCGTCTCCTCAGCTCGGCCAGCCACTCCCGGATCTGGCTGTCGTCATGCAGATAGCCGCCATCGGGCCCACGAGGCAGATCGATTCCGCAGAGGAGATCCAAGGCCCAGAGACTCAGCTCATCCCGCGAAAGCCCGTCGTCGGTCAGCCACCGGCCCGCCCAGCGGTCCACCGCGTCACGAGTCATCCGCCCGTCGAGAAGCGCCGCGAAATGCGCTTCGATCTCGTCCAAGCCCGGCTGCTCACCAGCGATCACGCATCGACCGTACCCACTCGAATCAAGGCTCCCTCAGGCGAACCGGTCCGGATCGGCCGCTGCCCACTCCTCCGCCCAGCCCTTCGGCGGTCCCGCCAGCAACTCCCCCGGCGACAACCAGTCGTACCACTCCCCATACGACAGCACCGTCCGCGCATCAACCCGCCGTCGCAGCAACTGCGGCGACAGCTCCGCCGGATCCGAAACCCCCATCGCAGCCATGATGCGCATCGCCGAAGCGACCGTAGCCTCCTGGTAGCGCCGCACTCGCTCGGTCTTGTCCCCGACGTCCAGCGCCCGCCCCCGGCGCGGGTCCTGCGTCGCGACACCTACCGGGCACTTGTTCGTATGGCATCGCTGCGACTGGATGCACCCGACCGCGAACATCATCGCCCGCGCCGCGTTCGTGTAGTCCGCGCCCTGGATCAGCCGCTTCACCACATCCGCCCCAGTGGCGACCTTCCCGCTCGCCCCGAGCTTGATCCGGTCCCGCAACCCGGTACCGACCAGTGCATTGTGGACAGTGTGCAGGCCCTCGGTGAGCGGCGTGCCAAGGTGGTCCGCGAACTCCAGCGGAGCGGCACCGGTACCGCCCTCGGCACCGTCGACCACAATGAAGTCCGGCGTAATCCCTTCGGCCAGCATCGCCTTGCACACCGCCAGCACCTGCACCCGCGAACCGACACACAGCTTGAATCCGGTCGGCTTGCCGCCAGCCAGCTCGCGCATCCGGGCAATGAACAGCACCAGTTCACGCGGCGTAGAGAACACTCGGTGATACGGCGGGGAAACCACGGTCTCCCCCAACGGAACCTCCCGCACCCGGGCGATTTCCGCATTCACCTTAGTACCCGGCAGCACCCCGCCCATCCCGGGCTTCGCGCCTTGCGAAAGCTTGAGCGAAACGCATTTCACCGAATCGTGCGCAGCTTTGTCGGAAAAAGTCGAGGGATCGAAATCGCCGTCGGAGGTCCGGCAGCCGAAGTACCCGGTGCCGATCTCCCAGATCAGGTCGCCGCCGCCGCGAAGGTGGTACTCCGACAGCCCGCCTTCGCCGGTGTCGTGGGCGAAACCGCCGCGGGCGGCGCCCTGGTTCAGCGCGAGGATTGCGTTGCTGGACAAGGAGCCAAAGCTCATCGCGGACACATTCAGCAAAGCCATCTCGTACGGCCGCGTGCAGTCCGGACCGCCGACGCGGACTCGCGGCACGGTATCCGGAACTGGCACCGGCGCGAGTGACGGGACGAGGAATTCGTATCCCTCGGCGTATACGTCGCGCTCGGTGCCGAATGGTTCTTCCGCGGCCGTGCCCTTGGCGCGTTGATAAACAATGGACCGGACGTCCCGGTCGTACGGACGGCCGTCGAAGTTGCGTTCCACGAAGTACTGCTGCAATTCCGGCCGGATGCTTTCGAGCAGGAACCGCAGGTGCCCGAGCACCGGATAGTTCCGCAGCACCGAATGCCGCCGCTGGGTCACGTCGTACATCCCGGTCGCCGCGAGCACCAGCAACGGCGCCGCCAGGAACCACCACCACGCCGACACCGCCGCGCTGAGCGCCACTGCCCCGGCCGCGAGCACGACCAGCCCCGCGACCAGTCCGAATCGGACCACACTGAGTCTTGCCACGGCGTCGAAACTAAACCCCGCCGCCGAGCCGCGCAGGTCGGCTAGACCAGCTCCGGCTGCTTGGCCGCGGCCAGCCGCTTCGAACGGACCGCGAGGACGATCAGCACCGCCGGGAAGAGCAGGTCGCAGACCAGGACGCCGCCGGTGTTGCCCGGCGCGTGGTCGCCGTTCGCGAACCACTGGTACCCGTGCCCGATCAGCGCGCCCCACAGGAACATCCCGGCCCCGAGGCCGACGGTGATGCGCTCCCGCACGGTGGCCGAGGCCGAGGCGGCGCGGAAGCCCATCACCGCGAGCCCGAGGTTGGCGAACGCGATCTCGAACTGGAACGCCGACGGGGCGAATCCGATGGTCTCGGCCATCACGCCCGGCGCGCCGAGGAACGCGAGGACCATCCACAGGCTGCCGCACCCGAGCGCGGCGACGGCCCACCACCGCTGCCAGGTTTCGAGCCTGGCCCGCGGCGAAGGGCTCTTCCGGGTGCGGAGCACCGCACCGACGACCGCGATCAGCGGCCAGATCAGGGGGAACAGGGTCTGAGCTGCGTAAGGGATCTCCATGCCGATGAGTCTTGCATAGTTAATATTAACTCGTCAACACTCCTGGTAGGCTCGCCCTCGTGGACGACGGACTTGCCGAAGCGCTGCATCGAGTGGTGTACCTGCTGGGCGAAGCCGCGCGGCAGCGCGCGGACGGCTCAGGCGGATTGACGTACAGCCAGCTGCGATTGCTGGGCACAGTGGAAGACATCGAACCCGCGACGCAGCATCAGCTGGCGCAGGCGATGTCGGTCTCCGACCCGGCGATCAGCCGCGCGCTGCGCCCGCTGGAATCGGCCGGGCTCGTGCAGGTGCGCCAAGACCCCGAGCACGCCCGACGACGGCTGGTCACGCTGACTGACGCGGGCCGTGCCGCCTTCCATGACACGGGGAAGCCGCTCCGGGACGAGTTCCGCGAGGCCTTGCTGAAGGCGGGTTTTCCGTATGAGCAGTACTTGCGCGATACGGAGCGGCTCGCGGAACTACTGTCCTGAGCGAATGGCCCAGAGATGCCGTGAGGGGAACCCTGAGGGACTCTGATTCCCTCAGGGTTCCCCTCACGGACCCGGCCCGGTCACCCAAGGGCGACGCGAGAAGATGGCTCAGTAAGCCAGATTAGGCCGCAGCCACCGCTCCACTTCGGACAGTTCCTCGCCGCGCCGGGCCGCGTAGTCCTCCATCTGGTCGCGGCCCAACCGGCCGACCGTGAAGTACCGCGAGTCCGGATGCGCGAAGATCAGCCCGCTCACCGCGGCGGCCGGGGTCATCGCGTACGACTCGGTCAGCCCGATCCCCAGCTCGTCGGCGCCCAGCAGCGAGAACAGGTCCTTCTTCTCGCTGTGGTCCGGGCTCGCCGGGTAGCCGAGCGCGGGGCGGATGCCGCGGAAGCGTTCCGCGTGCAGGTCCGCCAGGTCCGGCTGCACGTCCGGCTCGAACCAGCGGCGGCGGGCCTCCAGGTGCAGGTACTCGGCGAACGCTTCGGCCAGCCGGTCGGCCAGCGCCTTCACCATGATCGCCCGGTAGTCGTCGTGCTCGGCCTCGTAGCGCGCGGCCAGGTCCTCCGCGCCGTGGATGCCGACGGCGAATCCGCCCAGGTGGTCGCCGAAACCGGCGGGGGCGATGTAGTCGGCGAGGCACCGGTTCGCGCGGCCCTCCGGCTTCTGCGTCTGCTGGCGCAGCATCGGGAACTTCCAGTCCGAGTACTCGCCGTCGAGCAGGATGTCGTCGCCCTCGGAATGCGCGGGCCAGAACGCGTATGCGCCGCGCGCGGTGAACGAGCCGTTCTCGATGATCTCGTCCAGCAGTTGGTTCGCGTCGTCGAACAGCTCGCGCGCGACCGGCTGGTCGAGGATCGCCGGGTACTTGCCCTTGAGTTCCCAGGCCAGGAACAGGAACTGCCAGTCGATCATCTCGCGCAGCTCCGGAATCGACGGCTCGACCACGCGCACGCCGGTGAATTCCGGCGTCGGGATCTCGTCGAACGACACCTTCTCGGCGTTGGCGCGTGCCTGCTCGACAGTCAGCATCGGCGTCGCGTGCCGGTTTTCGTGCTGGACGCGCAACCGCTGCTGTTCGGCGCGGTTGGCGGTGTCCAGCGCGTCGGCGCGGTCGGTGTCGAGCAGGTCGGACACCACGCCGACCACCCGTGACGCGTCAAGCACGTGCACCGTCGTGTGGTCGTACGCCGGCGCGATCTTCACCGCGGTGTGCTGCTTCGACGTGGTCGCGCCGCCGATCAGCAGCGGCAGCTTCAGCCCGCGCCGCTGCATTTCCTGCGCCACCGACACCATCTCGTCCAGCGACGGCGTGATCAGCCCGGACAGCCCGACGACGTCCGCGTGCTCGGCGACCGCGGTGTCGAGGATCTTCGCCGCGGGCACCATCACGCCGAGGTCGATCACCTCGTAGTTGTTGCAGCCCAGCACAACGCCGACGATGTTCTTGCCGATGTCGTGCACGTCGCCCTTCACCGTGGCGAGCACGACCTTGCCCTGGCCGCGGGAGGTCTGGATGCGGCCCTCGGCCAGCATCTTCTCCTTCTCCGCCTCCATGTACGGCTCGAGATAGGCCACCGAACGCTTCATCACCCGCGCGCTCTTCACGACCTGCGGCAGGAACATCTTCCCGGAGCCGAAGAGGTCGCCGACGATCTTCATGCCGTCCATCAGCGGACCCTCGATCACCTCGAGCGGCCGCTCGAACGACTGCCGGGCCTCCTCGGTGTCGTCCTCGATGAAGTCCACGATGCCGTGCACCAGCGCGTGCGAAAGCCGTTCCGCCACCGGCTTGTCGCGCCAGGACAGGTCGACGACGCGCTTGGTGCCGCTGCCCTTGACCGTCTCGGCGAACTCCACGAGCCGGTCGGTGGCGTCCTCGCGGCGGTCGAACAGGACGTCCTCGACCAGCTCCAGCAGGTCCTTCGGGATGTCCTCGTACACCGCGAGCTGGCCGGCGTTGACGATGCCCATGTCGAGCCCGGCGCGCACGGCGTGGAACAGGAACGCCGAGTGCATCGCCTCGCGCACGACGTTGTTGCCGCGAAAGGAAAACGACAGGTTCGAGATGCCGCCGGAGGTGTGCGCGCCCGGGCAGCGCTCCTTGATCAGCGGCAGCGCCTCGATGAACGCCTTCGCGTAGCCGTTGTGCTCGCTGATGCCGGTGGCGACGGCGAGCACGTTCGGGTCGAAAATGATGTCCTCGCCCGCGAAACCGGCCTCGCGGGTGAGCAGATCGTAAGCGCGGGAACAGATTTCGACCTTGCGCTCGACCGTGTCGGCCTGGCCCTTCTCGTCGAAAGCCATCACCACGACGCCGGCGCCGTAGTCGTGGATGCGCCGGGCCTGCTCCAGGAACGGGCCCTCGCCCTCCTTGAGGCTGATCGAGTTGACCACGCCCTTGCCCTGCACGCAGCGGAGCCCGGCTTCCAGCACGCTCCAGCGCGAACTGTCGACCATCACCGGGATGCGCGCGACCTCGGGCTCGGTGGCGATCAGGTTGAGGAACGTCGTCATCTCCTGCTCGGATTCGAGCAGGTCGGCGTCGAAGTTGACGTCCAGCAGGTTCGCGCCGCCGCGGACCTGCTCCAGCGCGACGTCCACCGCCGCCTGGTGGTCGCCCGCCTCGATGAGCCGGCGGAACTTCGCCGAACCGGTGACGTTGGTGCGTTCGCCGATCATCACGAACCCGGTGTCCGCGCCGATCTTGAACGGTTCGAGGCCGGAGAACCGCGTGCTCGCCTCGTGCGCGGGCACCGGCCGCGGCGGGAGTCCCTTGACGGCCTCGGCGATCTTCGCGATGTGCGCGGGCGAGGTGCCGCAGCAGCCGCCGACGATGTTGACCATCCCGGCCCCGGCGAACTCGCCGAGCATGCCGCCGGTTTCCTCGGGCGTCTGGTCGTAGCCGCCGAACGCGTTGGGCAGGCCCGCGTTCGGGTGGCACGCGGTGTAGGTGTCGGCGAGCTTCGCCAGTTCCTCCACGTGCGGGCGCATTTCGGCGGCGCCGAGCGAACAGTTGACGCCGACGACCATCGGGCGCGCGTGCGCGACGGACGTCCAGAACGCCTCGACGGTCTGGCCGGACAGGGTGCGCCCGGACAGGTCGACGATGGTCACCGAAATCCACAGCGGCAGATGCGGCGCGACCTCGCGGGCCGCGGCGATGGCGGCCTTGCAGTTGAGGGTGTCGAAGATCGTCTCGATCATCAGCAGGTCGACGCCGCCGTCGGAGAGCGCCTGGATCTGCTCGGCGTACGAGGCTTTGACGTCTTCGAAGCTGACCGCGCGGTACGCCGGGTCTTCGACGCGCGGCGAGAGCGACAGCGTGACGTTCAGCGGGCCGATCGACCCGGCCACGAACCGGTTGCCGAACTCGTTCGCGGCCTGGCGCGCAAGCTCGGCGGCGCGCAGGTTCATCTCGCGCACGCGGTCCTGCAGGCCGTAGTCCGCCTGGCCGATGCTGGTGGCGGTGAACGTGTTGGTAGTGGTGATGTCCGCGCCCGCGGCGAGGTACTGGCGGTGCACGTCGAGCACGACGTCCGGCCGCGTGAGGTTCAGCAGGTCCGGGTCGCCGGTGACGTCCTTCTCGTGGCCTTCGAGCCAGTCCGCCCGGTAGTCCTCGGGAGCGAGACCGGCGCCCTGCAGCATCGTGCCCCAGGCCCCGTCGAGCACGACGACGCGCTGGTCGAGCAGGTTCCGCAGGTTCTGGGTCATCGCCACCTCCGCATGAGTCCACGGAGGCGCCCTTGGATGGTGGTACCGGCCGAGCGTGGCGGACCACCGGTCCGTTGCAGCGCCTCTCGACCTGGTGGTCAAGACTACCGGATGTGACCACCCCGCGGGCAGGCGTGTTCACTCCTCGGGAATCGAGCGGTCCTCGAGCGGGCTGCCCCGCCACTTCCAGCCGGTCCGCCGCGGTCGTCCGGGCAGGTCGATCCGGCCGGCGCACCAGCGGAGCGCGTCCCAAGCGTCGGGAATCGGCTCCTGCTCAGGGAAAAGCCGCGCGACGACGCGGGCGCAGACCTCGCGCGGCGGGTCGATCGCGACGCCGAGTCCCTGGGCGATGTCGTCGCCGTGCAGCAGCAGTTCAACGCAGCCCATCGCGGCGAAACCGGCCGGATCGGAGCTGCCGGTCGGGTGGTAGGCGCGTTCGTCCGGACGGCTGGCGCGGACCGCGGCGGCGAGCAAACGCCCGCCGGTGAGAGCGAATTCGAGCAGTTC
Encoded here:
- a CDS encoding ATP-binding protein codes for the protein MDVQEDTRALSCHGIVAEPGALRALRHRLLAWALESGIPDDRAHDIVLAGYEALANVADHAYPGEPGLVDLDAVCRPDSVEVVIADHGEWRPPDEAEDDPVSVRGRGLLLVQATADRADVRTGADGTVVTLGWQLD
- a CDS encoding contact-dependent growth inhibition system immunity protein — protein: MRKSSAEGGDDPRSRHADRSARSLEQIENSDWGDPPADATRLIETVHRLRRKPIGLLTAEDLRLLLGQNVGAPIFVPRALAMLEEDPLREGDLYPGDLLAATMRIPSTHWHARPDHLERLKRVIAAVDTTAEDFDSLLRGRIAEFREQLRS
- a CDS encoding MarR family winged helix-turn-helix transcriptional regulator — translated: MDDGLAEALHRVVYLLGEAARQRADGSGGLTYSQLRLLGTVEDIEPATQHQLAQAMSVSDPAISRALRPLESAGLVQVRQDPEHARRRLVTLTDAGRAAFHDTGKPLRDEFREALLKAGFPYEQYLRDTERLAELLS
- a CDS encoding DUF6790 family protein, producing the protein MEIPYAAQTLFPLIWPLIAVVGAVLRTRKSPSPRARLETWQRWWAVAALGCGSLWMVLAFLGAPGVMAETIGFAPSAFQFEIAFANLGLAVMGFRAASASATVRERITVGLGAGMFLWGALIGHGYQWFANGDHAPGNTGGVLVCDLLFPAVLIVLAVRSKRLAAAKQPELV
- the metH gene encoding methionine synthase, with translation MTQNLRNLLDQRVVVLDGAWGTMLQGAGLAPEDYRADWLEGHEKDVTGDPDLLNLTRPDVVLDVHRQYLAAGADITTTNTFTATSIGQADYGLQDRVREMNLRAAELARQAANEFGNRFVAGSIGPLNVTLSLSPRVEDPAYRAVSFEDVKASYAEQIQALSDGGVDLLMIETIFDTLNCKAAIAAAREVAPHLPLWISVTIVDLSGRTLSGQTVEAFWTSVAHARPMVVGVNCSLGAAEMRPHVEELAKLADTYTACHPNAGLPNAFGGYDQTPEETGGMLGEFAGAGMVNIVGGCCGTSPAHIAKIAEAVKGLPPRPVPAHEASTRFSGLEPFKIGADTGFVMIGERTNVTGSAKFRRLIEAGDHQAAVDVALEQVRGGANLLDVNFDADLLESEQEMTTFLNLIATEPEVARIPVMVDSSRWSVLEAGLRCVQGKGVVNSISLKEGEGPFLEQARRIHDYGAGVVVMAFDEKGQADTVERKVEICSRAYDLLTREAGFAGEDIIFDPNVLAVATGISEHNGYAKAFIEALPLIKERCPGAHTSGGISNLSFSFRGNNVVREAMHSAFLFHAVRAGLDMGIVNAGQLAVYEDIPKDLLELVEDVLFDRREDATDRLVEFAETVKGSGTKRVVDLSWRDKPVAERLSHALVHGIVDFIEDDTEEARQSFERPLEVIEGPLMDGMKIVGDLFGSGKMFLPQVVKSARVMKRSVAYLEPYMEAEKEKMLAEGRIQTSRGQGKVVLATVKGDVHDIGKNIVGVVLGCNNYEVIDLGVMVPAAKILDTAVAEHADVVGLSGLITPSLDEMVSVAQEMQRRGLKLPLLIGGATTSKQHTAVKIAPAYDHTTVHVLDASRVVGVVSDLLDTDRADALDTANRAEQQRLRVQHENRHATPMLTVEQARANAEKVSFDEIPTPEFTGVRVVEPSIPELREMIDWQFLFLAWELKGKYPAILDQPVARELFDDANQLLDEIIENGSFTARGAYAFWPAHSEGDDILLDGEYSDWKFPMLRQQTQKPEGRANRCLADYIAPAGFGDHLGGFAVGIHGAEDLAARYEAEHDDYRAIMVKALADRLAEAFAEYLHLEARRRWFEPDVQPDLADLHAERFRGIRPALGYPASPDHSEKKDLFSLLGADELGIGLTESYAMTPAAAVSGLIFAHPDSRYFTVGRLGRDQMEDYAARRGEELSEVERWLRPNLAY
- a CDS encoding FMN-binding glutamate synthase family protein — protein: MARLSVVRFGLVAGLVVLAAGAVALSAAVSAWWWFLAAPLLVLAATGMYDVTQRRHSVLRNYPVLGHLRFLLESIRPELQQYFVERNFDGRPYDRDVRSIVYQRAKGTAAEEPFGTERDVYAEGYEFLVPSLAPVPVPDTVPRVRVGGPDCTRPYEMALLNVSAMSFGSLSSNAILALNQGAARGGFAHDTGEGGLSEYHLRGGGDLIWEIGTGYFGCRTSDGDFDPSTFSDKAAHDSVKCVSLKLSQGAKPGMGGVLPGTKVNAEIARVREVPLGETVVSPPYHRVFSTPRELVLFIARMRELAGGKPTGFKLCVGSRVQVLAVCKAMLAEGITPDFIVVDGAEGGTGAAPLEFADHLGTPLTEGLHTVHNALVGTGLRDRIKLGASGKVATGADVVKRLIQGADYTNAARAMMFAVGCIQSQRCHTNKCPVGVATQDPRRGRALDVGDKTERVRRYQEATVASAMRIMAAMGVSDPAELSPQLLRRRVDARTVLSYGEWYDWLSPGELLAGPPKGWAEEWAAADPDRFA
- a CDS encoding AMP-binding protein, with the protein product MQLQPSAHVDTFCRDHLPPFEQWPRLWFDLPELQYPDRLNAATRLLDDTIARWGADRPALLSPAESWSYGEVLTRANQIAHELTAQGVVPGNRVLLRGPNTPWLAACWLGVLKAGAVAVATMPMLRAHELSKIIEASTPVIALCDHRYPEELQSFELPLIPYGGDAPDDLAARCATRPESFEDIDTAADDVALLAFTSGTTGRPKATMHFHRDLLAIADTFSRHLVKPRETDLFCGTPPLAFTFGLGGLLVFPLHAGAATLLIERATPAELADLVAEHNVTVLFTAPTAYRAILASDRRPLLSGLRRAVSAGEALPESVATDFHEATGHWLIDGIGSTEMLHVFISAADEDARPGATGRAVPGYRAQVVDDEGRPVPDGTPGRLAVQGPTGCRYLADDRQTVFVEDGWNLTGDTYVRDSDGYFHYRARSDDMIVSSGYNIAGPEVEEVLLRHPDVLECAVVAAPDDARGSIVAAYVVLNEGVLGDDAKVKELQDFAKSLAAPYKYPRRVEFIPDLPRNPSGKVQRYLLRRRAAEPVS
- a CDS encoding STAS domain-containing protein gives rise to the protein MASGDGQDAGDLEVSVRWRGPAAVVTVGGEIDLVTAPELGEFVGGVLEREPGVLVVDLRAVDFLSSSGLQVLAGAHRQLDAGALRVVSTSSITSRPFTTTGLDEWISLFPSVDQALAGVAGAGG
- a CDS encoding maleylpyruvate isomerase N-terminal domain-containing protein, which translates into the protein MTVRAEDLDEALTCVSAALTPATGGDWTRPAGDLEWDCRYTAEHLGDTLLSYAAQVVSRPADRYVRFLAKTDDDASPAELLEFALTGGRLLAAAVRASRPDERAYHPTGSSDPAGFAAMGCVELLLHGDDIAQGLGVAIDPPREVCARVVARLFPEQEPIPDAWDALRWCAGRIDLPGRPRRTGWKWRGSPLEDRSIPEE